From the Alloalcanivorax dieselolei B5 genome, one window contains:
- a CDS encoding TonB-dependent receptor has protein sequence MSRANTFKGLAVLSPLLLAVTAASHAENRLDSVVVTGSRAPTQISQVPGSIHVVYQEQIEEQVRSGKSLKEALGTLIPSMDVGPQGRTNYGQNMRGRSVLVMIDGVSLNSSRGLSRQFDSIDPFNIERIEVLSGASAIYGGGATGGIVNIITKKGQGGPAVYETELGVTSGFNNSDDRDLRAAQSISGGNDTLHGRLGVAVQKNGSFYDGNGDAVLPDISQTDLQENRSVDLLGSLQWQPDENQNLQLLGQFYDSGYDGDKGLYLGENLSAVTGADPEAFDVRSGFNSDREPATRRYQLSANYRHGDVLGQTLYLQAFTRSETMDFHPFPYLDRGSDPNAPTGYYSASRQNTDLAGLKAMLVKDWNRFRVSYGVDYDRETFDSDQMLFDFQRVLDSGGLDLDRVNKLGRYPDYQVDSLAAFVQADWQITDTLRFSSGLRHQRMDVEVDDFIAVAQQVKIARGQLSGADAIPGGSNDYHATLFNAGFIQELNNGHQLWINYSQGFELADPAKYYGRGSYDESSGYAELKRGIDVDGQPMDAIKTEQVELGWRGYGERWNAQSAVYYSWSDKTLQINSGDLSVDVEDDKKRNYGIEAQLDYSLTDQWSLGGNAHIVRSEEKNDGEWDPQLATTASLSKATAYLGWQQRGTRARVQSTYVHDLDDDYDNEIDGYTLVDLMASQRLPVGTVSVGIQNLFDRDYGTIWGQRAQLFYGGYYGPDAMFDQRGRGRTYTLSYSVKY, from the coding sequence ATGTCACGTGCGAACACCTTCAAGGGCCTTGCCGTCCTGTCACCGTTACTGCTGGCCGTGACCGCCGCCAGCCATGCCGAGAACCGTCTCGACAGCGTGGTGGTCACCGGCTCCCGGGCGCCGACGCAGATCAGCCAGGTGCCCGGCAGTATCCATGTGGTTTATCAGGAACAGATCGAAGAGCAGGTCCGTTCCGGCAAATCATTGAAGGAAGCTCTGGGCACGCTGATCCCGAGCATGGACGTGGGCCCGCAGGGCCGTACCAACTATGGCCAGAACATGCGCGGCCGCTCGGTGCTGGTGATGATCGACGGCGTGTCGCTGAACTCTTCCCGGGGACTGAGCCGCCAGTTCGACAGCATCGATCCGTTCAACATCGAGCGCATAGAGGTGCTCTCCGGCGCCTCCGCGATTTACGGCGGCGGCGCCACCGGCGGCATCGTCAACATCATCACCAAGAAGGGCCAGGGCGGGCCGGCCGTCTATGAAACCGAACTGGGCGTGACCAGCGGCTTCAACAACAGCGACGATCGCGACCTGCGCGCCGCCCAGTCCATTTCCGGCGGCAACGACACCCTGCACGGCCGCCTCGGCGTGGCGGTGCAGAAGAACGGCAGCTTTTACGACGGCAACGGTGACGCCGTGCTGCCCGACATCAGCCAGACCGACCTGCAGGAGAACCGCAGCGTGGACCTGCTCGGCTCGCTGCAATGGCAGCCGGACGAAAACCAGAACCTGCAACTGCTCGGTCAGTTCTATGATTCCGGTTACGACGGTGACAAAGGATTGTATCTGGGCGAGAACCTGTCGGCGGTGACCGGCGCCGATCCGGAAGCGTTCGACGTGCGCTCCGGCTTCAACTCCGACCGGGAACCCGCCACGCGCCGCTACCAGCTCAGCGCCAATTACCGCCATGGCGACGTGCTCGGCCAGACTTTGTATCTGCAAGCCTTCACCCGCAGCGAAACCATGGATTTCCACCCCTTCCCCTATCTGGACCGGGGCAGCGACCCGAACGCCCCCACCGGATACTATTCGGCGTCCCGGCAGAACACCGACCTGGCCGGCCTCAAGGCCATGCTGGTGAAGGACTGGAACCGGTTCCGGGTGTCCTATGGCGTGGACTACGACCGTGAAACTTTCGACTCCGACCAGATGCTGTTCGACTTCCAGCGGGTGCTGGACAGCGGTGGCCTCGATCTGGACCGGGTCAACAAACTGGGCCGCTATCCCGACTATCAGGTGGACAGCCTGGCTGCCTTCGTTCAGGCCGACTGGCAGATCACCGACACGCTTCGCTTCAGCAGCGGGCTGCGCCATCAGCGCATGGACGTGGAGGTGGATGACTTCATCGCCGTGGCTCAGCAGGTCAAAATCGCACGCGGCCAATTAAGTGGCGCCGACGCCATCCCCGGCGGCAGCAATGACTACCACGCCACCCTGTTCAATGCCGGCTTTATCCAGGAGCTGAACAACGGTCACCAGCTCTGGATCAACTACAGCCAGGGCTTCGAACTGGCCGATCCGGCCAAGTACTATGGCCGTGGCAGCTACGACGAGAGCAGCGGTTACGCGGAACTGAAGCGCGGCATCGACGTGGACGGCCAGCCCATGGATGCGATCAAGACCGAGCAGGTGGAACTGGGTTGGCGCGGCTACGGCGAGCGTTGGAACGCGCAGAGCGCGGTTTACTACAGCTGGTCGGACAAGACGCTGCAGATCAACAGCGGCGATCTGTCGGTGGACGTGGAAGACGACAAGAAGCGCAACTACGGCATCGAAGCTCAGTTGGATTACTCTCTCACCGACCAGTGGAGCCTCGGCGGCAACGCCCATATTGTCCGTTCAGAAGAAAAGAACGACGGCGAATGGGACCCGCAGCTGGCCACCACCGCCAGCCTGTCAAAAGCCACCGCCTACCTCGGCTGGCAGCAGCGCGGCACCCGTGCCCGCGTGCAGAGCACCTATGTCCACGATCTGGACGACGACTACGATAACGAGATCGACGGCTATACCCTGGTGGATCTGATGGCCAGCCAGCGCTTGCCGGTGGGCACCGTGTCCGTGGGCATCCAGAACCTGTTCGATCGCGACTACGGCACCATCTGGGGCCAGCGGGCGCAACTGTTCTACGGCGGTTACTACGGCCCGGATGCCATGTTCGATCAGCGTGGCCGGGGGCGGACCTACACCCTCTCCTACTCGGTCAAGTACTGA
- a CDS encoding IS110 family RNA-guided transposase: MAMPASRPEIGIDVAKDDLVIHLQDLNQTVTIDNTPQAIRQWLATLPKGCDIAIEATSTYHLDITERAHAKGHRVYVVDGYRLSNYRKGVGGRAKTDLADAQLLARYLRREKDELRPWSPPPKAYRVLQSLLRRRAALVKARTALRQSLSGEPELKAPLQALIAEMDRIDTLIQKRLKSAVRAAGLQTQVQRCDAIDGVGELTATALVMAFLRGDFKNSDAFVAFLGLDVRVRDSGKLTGKRKLTKQGDTEVRRLLHCAAMSASRHPVWRAFYQRYRDRGLHTTQALVILARKIARTAFALMKQQQEYCPAKLF; this comes from the coding sequence ATGGCAATGCCGGCAAGCCGCCCGGAGATCGGGATTGATGTGGCCAAAGACGACCTGGTGATTCACCTCCAGGACCTGAACCAAACCGTCACCATCGACAATACCCCCCAGGCCATCCGCCAATGGCTGGCCACCCTCCCCAAGGGCTGCGATATCGCCATTGAGGCGACCAGCACCTATCACCTGGACATTACCGAGCGCGCACACGCCAAGGGCCACCGGGTCTATGTGGTGGACGGCTACCGCCTCAGCAACTACCGCAAAGGCGTTGGAGGGCGGGCCAAGACGGATCTGGCCGATGCCCAGTTGCTGGCCCGCTATCTGCGCAGGGAGAAAGACGAGTTACGCCCATGGAGCCCACCCCCAAAGGCGTACCGGGTGCTGCAGAGCCTGCTGCGTCGCCGCGCCGCCTTGGTTAAGGCCCGCACGGCATTACGCCAGAGCCTGAGCGGAGAACCGGAGCTCAAGGCCCCGCTACAGGCCCTGATCGCCGAAATGGACCGGATTGACACTCTGATCCAGAAACGGCTCAAGAGTGCGGTGAGGGCCGCAGGCTTACAGACCCAGGTCCAACGCTGCGACGCCATCGATGGGGTCGGCGAGCTCACCGCCACCGCCTTGGTCATGGCCTTCCTGAGAGGGGACTTCAAGAACAGCGATGCCTTCGTGGCCTTCCTGGGGCTGGATGTCCGAGTGCGTGACTCTGGTAAACTCACAGGCAAGCGTAAGCTGACCAAGCAAGGGGATACCGAGGTCAGGCGACTGCTGCACTGTGCCGCCATGAGCGCCTCTCGACACCCGGTCTGGCGCGCCTTCTATCAGCGCTATCGGGATCGGGGACTGCACACCACCCAAGCCTTGGTGATCCTGGCCCGGAAGATCGCCCGCACCGCTTTCGCCCTGATGAAGCAGCAACAAGAATATTGCCCCGCAAAGCTCTTTTAA
- a CDS encoding 1-acyl-sn-glycerol-3-phosphate acyltransferase translates to MSGLELPPLHPADLGARVPRRGSAPMALLGRWILRAIGWKVVGRLPDISRAVMIAAPHTSNYDGLVGISAIQSLRLDIRFMAKHTLFRGPTGVLLKALGGIPVHRDRAGGLVEETQRLLAAGDPFWLGITPEGTRTGAQEWKTGFYRIAVTLELPIIVVTFCYRRKEARILDAFWPTGDVEKDLEAIYALLDDVEPRHPERLSAPLKRRRQHL, encoded by the coding sequence ATGAGCGGGCTTGAGCTGCCTCCTCTGCATCCGGCGGACCTGGGAGCGCGGGTGCCGCGCCGCGGCAGTGCGCCGATGGCGCTGCTGGGCCGCTGGATTCTTCGCGCCATCGGCTGGAAAGTGGTCGGGCGTTTGCCCGATATTTCGCGGGCGGTGATGATCGCCGCCCCGCACACGTCCAATTACGACGGGCTGGTGGGCATCAGCGCGATCCAGAGCCTGCGCCTGGACATCCGTTTCATGGCCAAGCACACCTTGTTTCGGGGCCCCACCGGTGTGCTGCTCAAGGCACTTGGCGGTATCCCCGTGCACCGGGACCGCGCCGGCGGGCTGGTGGAGGAAACGCAACGATTATTGGCGGCAGGCGATCCGTTCTGGCTGGGCATCACGCCGGAAGGCACCCGCACCGGGGCGCAAGAATGGAAGACCGGTTTCTATCGGATTGCTGTGACGCTGGAACTGCCGATCATCGTGGTGACGTTCTGCTACCGCCGCAAGGAGGCACGGATCCTGGACGCGTTCTGGCCCACCGGCGATGTGGAGAAGGATCTGGAAGCGATTTACGCCTTGCTGGACGATGTCGAACCGCGCCATCCGGAAAGGTTGTCGGCGCCGCTCAAGCGCCGCCGGCAACATCTGTGA
- a CDS encoding thioesterase family protein codes for MKFDSIMVAAEANEMILPEGWGQGRATFGGLMGAILIRHMQAHLARELPEPPPLRSFALTFVGPAVPGPLALDAEILRSGKSVTQMQVTARQDGQVVSTMLASLGHARESSIRVQGPAAPDWKPAEDYHAIPFMEGVSPDFLREFEMRPVTGQFPYSGSDKPDFEGYMSFRERPQRQDAACLACLVDVWPPSVIPMLTKRVPSSSMTWIMEFLEDPAELPWTDHWQYTVHTDSFADGYGQNRSVIWDGEGRPVAFSRQTIVVFG; via the coding sequence ATGAAATTTGATTCCATTATGGTTGCGGCTGAAGCCAATGAAATGATTCTGCCCGAAGGTTGGGGGCAGGGCCGTGCCACCTTTGGCGGTTTGATGGGCGCTATTCTGATCCGCCACATGCAGGCTCATCTGGCGCGGGAACTGCCGGAGCCGCCGCCGTTGCGTTCGTTCGCCCTGACTTTTGTCGGTCCCGCCGTTCCGGGGCCGCTGGCGCTGGACGCGGAAATCCTGCGCAGCGGAAAATCCGTGACCCAGATGCAAGTGACCGCCCGTCAGGACGGCCAGGTAGTGAGCACCATGCTGGCCAGCCTGGGCCATGCCCGTGAGTCTTCCATCCGGGTCCAGGGACCGGCGGCGCCGGACTGGAAACCCGCCGAAGACTACCACGCCATTCCGTTCATGGAAGGCGTCTCCCCGGATTTCCTGCGCGAGTTCGAAATGCGCCCGGTGACCGGCCAGTTTCCCTACTCCGGCAGCGACAAGCCGGACTTCGAAGGCTACATGAGCTTCCGTGAGCGTCCACAACGCCAGGATGCCGCCTGTCTGGCCTGCCTGGTGGATGTCTGGCCGCCGTCGGTGATTCCGATGCTGACCAAGCGGGTGCCTTCCAGCTCCATGACCTGGATCATGGAATTCCTGGAGGACCCGGCCGAGCTGCCCTGGACTGATCATTGGCAGTACACCGTGCACACTGACAGCTTCGCCGACGGCTACGGCCAGAATCGCTCGGTGATCTGGGATGGCGAAGGCCGTCCGGTGGCGTTCAGCCGCCAGACCATCGTGGTGTTTGGCTGA
- the hrpB gene encoding ATP-dependent helicase HrpB produces the protein MTTNAFIPSDSLPVDEVLPDLLDALRQHGGAVLEAPPGAGKSTRVPLALLDADWRQERRILMLEPRRVAARSVATYMALQLGEPVGQRIGYRTRLDSRAGKDTVIEVVTEGVLTRMLHEDPALERYAAVLFDEFHERSLQADLGLALVQEVRQALREDLRLLVMSATLDAEPLGEGLALPVVRSEGRQYPVEVHYRAPGRERHWLDHCADCVREVAGEGTVLVFLPGAGEIRRLSEALAGLDCAVEVLHGRLDGDEQQRVLRASQGPRVVLATNVAETSVTLDGVTTVVDSGLQRSPQYDPRRHRSRLTTRRISQANADQRAGRAGRLGPGQCLRLWSREEVLARHIEAETSQVALDGLVLDLARWGCRDPGELFWLTPPPAGPWRAARARLQRLGALDEKGALSELGRALATLPMDPEQGALVVRGHQHGCSESAAILALLIQDAPAGLDREVDLQRRWQRYRARPGDWPLLRKALRRLRGVQADRQEADANLLGRVLAEAFPDGLARRREQGTSRHSVADGARYVLADGSGARLQPGSALAGHEWLVVLDTDGDPREGRIRLAWGLDGEALATVLESAPWKERVGWDEHRERVVAERIRVLGQLVIEQRPLPSPPPAMIEQGLLAGIRQRGLAVLPWEPRWRQWQARVNWMHRLRPQEWPAADDGSLLATLESWLLPFLAGHRGLRDLRALPLGQALSLWLGHERQARLDQWLPERCTVASGRSVPIDYLPDGGPRLEVKLQECFGMEALPSLADGQLPLTASLLTPAGRPAAITGDLGRFWREGYAEVRKDLRGRYPKHPWPEDPLRAEATAKTKKRKASDV, from the coding sequence ATGACCACGAATGCTTTTATCCCATCCGATTCCCTGCCGGTGGACGAGGTTCTGCCGGACCTGCTCGATGCCCTGCGACAGCACGGCGGTGCCGTGCTGGAAGCGCCGCCGGGAGCCGGTAAATCCACCCGGGTGCCGCTGGCCCTGCTGGATGCCGACTGGCGCCAGGAGCGCCGCATTCTGATGCTGGAGCCGCGCCGGGTGGCGGCCCGCTCGGTGGCCACTTATATGGCGTTGCAACTGGGCGAGCCGGTGGGGCAGAGAATTGGCTATCGCACCCGGCTGGACAGCCGCGCGGGCAAGGACACGGTGATCGAAGTGGTCACCGAAGGTGTGCTCACCCGCATGCTGCATGAGGACCCGGCTCTGGAGCGGTATGCGGCGGTGCTGTTCGACGAGTTTCACGAGCGTTCCCTGCAGGCGGATCTGGGCCTGGCCCTGGTGCAGGAAGTGCGGCAGGCGTTGCGCGAGGACCTGCGTCTGTTGGTGATGTCGGCGACCCTGGACGCGGAGCCGCTGGGCGAAGGGCTGGCGTTGCCGGTGGTGCGCAGCGAAGGGCGGCAGTATCCGGTGGAGGTGCACTATCGGGCGCCGGGACGGGAGCGCCATTGGCTGGATCATTGCGCCGACTGCGTGCGTGAGGTGGCGGGGGAGGGCACGGTGCTGGTGTTCTTGCCCGGCGCCGGGGAAATTCGCCGATTGAGCGAGGCCCTGGCCGGACTCGACTGCGCGGTGGAGGTTCTGCACGGTCGCCTCGATGGTGATGAGCAACAGCGGGTCCTGCGCGCCAGTCAGGGGCCGCGGGTGGTGCTGGCCACCAATGTGGCGGAGACCAGCGTGACGTTGGACGGCGTTACCACAGTGGTGGACAGCGGTTTGCAGCGTAGCCCGCAATACGATCCACGGCGCCATCGCAGCCGCCTGACCACCCGGCGTATCAGCCAGGCCAACGCTGACCAGCGCGCCGGGCGCGCCGGGCGGCTTGGGCCGGGCCAGTGCCTGCGGTTGTGGTCCCGGGAGGAAGTGCTGGCCCGTCATATCGAAGCGGAGACCAGCCAGGTGGCGCTGGACGGTTTGGTGCTGGATCTGGCCCGCTGGGGGTGTCGCGACCCTGGTGAATTGTTCTGGCTGACGCCACCGCCGGCGGGGCCCTGGCGGGCGGCGCGGGCGCGGCTGCAACGGTTGGGCGCGCTCGATGAGAAGGGCGCGCTCAGCGAGCTGGGCCGAGCGCTGGCGACGCTGCCAATGGATCCGGAGCAGGGGGCTTTGGTGGTGCGCGGTCATCAACACGGCTGCTCGGAAAGCGCGGCGATACTGGCGTTGCTGATTCAGGACGCGCCGGCGGGGCTGGACCGGGAAGTGGATTTGCAACGGCGTTGGCAGCGGTATCGAGCCCGCCCCGGGGATTGGCCGTTGCTGCGTAAAGCGTTGAGGCGTTTACGCGGCGTGCAAGCGGATCGACAAGAAGCCGATGCCAATCTGTTGGGACGGGTGTTGGCGGAGGCCTTTCCGGACGGCCTGGCCCGCCGGCGGGAGCAAGGCACAAGTCGTCATAGCGTCGCTGATGGTGCTCGTTACGTTCTCGCTGACGGCTCTGGCGCCCGTCTGCAACCGGGCTCGGCGCTGGCCGGCCATGAATGGCTGGTGGTGCTGGACACCGACGGTGATCCCAGGGAGGGCCGGATCCGGTTGGCTTGGGGATTGGACGGGGAAGCGCTGGCCACGGTCCTGGAGTCGGCTCCCTGGAAAGAACGGGTGGGATGGGACGAGCACCGCGAGCGGGTAGTGGCCGAGCGGATACGCGTCCTGGGTCAGCTGGTGATTGAGCAGCGTCCGTTGCCCTCGCCACCGCCGGCGATGATCGAACAGGGTTTGCTGGCCGGTATTCGTCAGCGGGGACTGGCGGTGCTGCCGTGGGAGCCACGCTGGCGCCAGTGGCAGGCACGGGTGAACTGGATGCATCGGCTGCGCCCGCAAGAGTGGCCGGCGGCGGACGACGGCAGCCTGCTCGCTACGCTGGAATCCTGGCTACTGCCGTTCCTGGCCGGGCACCGTGGCTTGCGGGATCTGCGTGCTTTGCCGCTGGGGCAGGCGTTGTCCCTGTGGCTTGGCCACGAACGGCAGGCGCGGTTGGATCAGTGGCTGCCGGAGCGCTGCACGGTGGCGTCGGGGCGTTCGGTACCGATCGATTATTTGCCCGACGGCGGCCCGCGCCTGGAGGTAAAGTTGCAGGAGTGTTTCGGCATGGAAGCGCTGCCGTCCCTGGCTGACGGGCAACTGCCTCTGACCGCCTCGCTGTTGACCCCGGCCGGACGTCCGGCCGCCATCACCGGGGATCTCGGCCGTTTCTGGCGGGAGGGCTACGCCGAGGTCCGCAAGGACCTGCGCGGCCGTTATCCCAAACACCCGTGGCCGGAGGATCCGCTGCGGGCCGAGGCGACGGCAAAGACGAAGAAGAGGAAGGCGTCGGACGTCTGA